TCTCTCTTTAGAAGATATTAATTCTTTAAGAACCATCTTAGAAACTTATGATTTTTATGGAGCATTTGATAGAAAACAAAAAGAAAAAACAGCAATGCAATTAAAAGGGATTGAAAATATTTCATATGAAACTTGTGAAATGATAGATAAAGGTTTACCAATAAGAGGAACTCATATAAAATTAAAAGTTAATCCTTTAAACTTCTCTTGTCTTGGAGAAGCTTACATATTTTGTTGTGTATTAAATGAATTTTTTGCACTTTATAGTAATCTAAATTCATTTCATAAATTAAGTGTTGATATAAATAATGAAGACTATTTTCAGTGGCCTGCAAAAATTGGTTCACAAACATTAATATAGTAGAAGATTAATATGAAAATTGAAGAAATAAATAGTAGTTTAAATGAGAGTATTTCTAAATATTCATTACCACAAATTATAAGGGTTGTATGTGGATATTTAAAAGATTTTCATATAAACAAAAATAGTATAGAAGTTTATGAACTTATTAAATTTAGTTCAAATCCAAGTTTGTCTTTTCAAAAATCAGAAGTATCAAAAGTAATTCTTTTTGAAGAACAGAATGATATAAAAGCTGAAATTACTTTAAACTTTTTAGGTATATTTGGTAGTTCTTCTCCTTTACCATCTCATTATAGTGAAATGGTTTTATATAGTATTGATAGTGACTATATATTACATGATTTCCTTAATTTATTTAATCATCATTTGCAAAGGTTTATCTATCCTATATGGCAAAAACATAGATATTATATACAATATCAAAATGATTTAAAAGACAAATTTTCAAAATATATATTTTCATTTTTAGGATTATATTCAAACAGACTACAAAATAATAGTTCCTTAAATTTAAGAAAACTTATTCCATATATTGGAATTTTATTTATGAAACATAAATCAGCAGGAACTTTAAAATCGATTTTAAGACACTACTTAAATCATAATGAATTAGAAATAATTCAATGCATTGAAGATAATTATAATATACCTTCTTTTCAAAGATGTTCTTTAGGTGATGAAAACTGTAGCTTGAATAGTAGTTTTCTAATAGGAGAATCTGTTAAAAGTAAAAATGCCAAATTTCAGATTCTATTAAAAAATGTTACTAATCAACAACTACTAGAGTATAGTATTTTAGGATTTAAAATGAAAGAATTAAAAGATTTAATTGCGTTTTCTTTAAATGAACCACTTAAACATGAAGTCTGTTTTGAAGTAAAAAAAGAAGAAAAAGAGTCTCTTTCTCTTGATATTAATGCCAAACAATTTTTGGGAATAAATAGTTGGATTGGGCAAACATTCTACGATGAAAAAATAGTAATAGCACAAAAAGGATTATAATGAAATTAGAATTAAAAAATTTGATAAATAATTTAGATAAGCAAACAAAAAAATATCTTGAAAACTCAGCACAAAGATGTATTGTAAGAGGTGGAAGTGAAATTTTAATAGAAGATATTTTATATGTTTTTTTAGAAGATGAAAATAGCATATTTTCTTTGATGTTAAATCAATACAGAATTGATAAAAATGAGTTAATAAAAGTAATTCAAAAAGAAGTAAAAATAAGTATAAGTGAATCAAACAGCCCTATATTCTCTACTATTTTAGTTAATTGGCTTGAAGATTCTTATTCTTATGCAAAGCTTATTTTAAATCAAAATGAAATAACGCAATCTTCAATGATTTTATCTTTATTTGAAAATAGTATTAAATATTCAAATACAAAATACTTTAAAATATTTGAAGAAATTGATGTAGAAGAGCTAAAATCCTTAATAGAGGGATTAAATGAGAAACCAATTGAAAATAAGACTTCTAATGAAAACTCAAATACAAAAAGTGAAATAGAAAAGTATACAACAGATTTAACCCAATTAGCAAAAGAAAATAGAATTGATCCTGTATTATGTAGA
The window above is part of the Malaciobacter marinus genome. Proteins encoded here:
- the tssG gene encoding type VI secretion system baseplate subunit TssG codes for the protein MKIEEINSSLNESISKYSLPQIIRVVCGYLKDFHINKNSIEVYELIKFSSNPSLSFQKSEVSKVILFEEQNDIKAEITLNFLGIFGSSSPLPSHYSEMVLYSIDSDYILHDFLNLFNHHLQRFIYPIWQKHRYYIQYQNDLKDKFSKYIFSFLGLYSNRLQNNSSLNLRKLIPYIGILFMKHKSAGTLKSILRHYLNHNELEIIQCIEDNYNIPSFQRCSLGDENCSLNSSFLIGESVKSKNAKFQILLKNVTNQQLLEYSILGFKMKELKDLIAFSLNEPLKHEVCFEVKKEEKESLSLDINAKQFLGINSWIGQTFYDEKIVIAQKGL